ATGGCCCACAGCAGGTTGACCGCTGAAATCCTGTCATCTTCTACACTTACCACGCAtgtgaaagggatagttcacccaaaaatgaaaattctgtcatcatttactcacgctcacgttgttgttccaaacctgtctgaTTTTCTTTCTACTGCAGAAcaatcacaaaagaagatatttggaaggaCGTTTCAGCAGTTTTTGCCTATATGATGAAAGTCCAAAACAACACTTGATATTATTATTCCTAATTGTATAGACAAAAACAAcccaaaatatacttttttatatatttttgtgtttgacagaagaaaggaagaaattggaaagttttggaacaacatgagggtaagtaaagacattatatatatttttccctttCAATGTACAGTTTGTTCTAGTTTTGCTAGAGATCATTAAAAACAGATCTCCTATTCCtagaagaaaaaacattaagaATGCATTAAGATGCATTAAGAACCGGGGGGTGAAAACCTTTTGAATTTGAAGATAAGGGTAAATTTagcttattttgtcttctgggaaacatgtaaATATCTTCTGCAGCTTCTACAGGGgagtactaaatgaaaaaaatatgatatttaggcaatatatatatatatatatatatatatatatatatatatatatatatatatatatatttttttttttacatattcattCTTATTCAACATAATGCATGGTTTCTCAAGAACAGTGGGCAGTTTCAGGACAAACAATGGACACAGGTTTTCGCGGGGCTACcgaaacaaccaaaaatatttcCTAATTGAAAAAGGTGCTTGTAGTGGTTTTATGGAGGAATACTCACTTGCAAGAATGACCATGTCCATTCCCCAGAATATGCTCATGATCCAGCCCACCATGACAATGGCAGTGACGATCTGGATGAAGGCGGCTGCGATGTTCAGCCAGAAAACGCAGCACATGTGTCTGTCGGGAAGATCTGTCCTCGCTCCGCACAGAACCGTGAAGGCTGAGATGAATGTACCTGTCACAAAAATAAAGCGAGATGCCGTCAACATgggatatatataaatatgatccTCTTCTGTGGTTAAAATAGTTAACAAATGCAATATGACGCAAGTCTTGATCTAATCTTAAAACCGCACACTAATGATATCATTCATCATAGTGTGAATAATACCATACATTACAATAAGGTCTGAGACATAATTATGGCATAAAATATTAACAGAGGAGCTTGAATATAAATTAACATGGTGATTTTAGGAGCAGTCAGTGTCAGCTTCTATTACATCCGCGGTCTTGGTTGAAGTTAATGTTTGTTCTGTGCTTAAAAGATTATCATTGAATAATAAGTCATATggattatttacaaatcacaaatatgttgttgttgtttttttgcaaagacaaataaacatttgTTGCATGTTATTTAAGATATGAAGATATTCCTTTCATGTTCACTTTAAAGAGCAGAACACTCTGCTTTTAAATCTGGACACAAAGCAATTCCAAGGAGATATTTTCAGTATTTAAGTATGTGTTATGCTGTTCTGATCTATCCGCAGATCTGCAGGACTAGTCTGAAGAAGAGTCTCATTTGGAAACTTTTGGGAACTTTAACCAACATAGTACTGTAACTCGCCaagacagatatttatttttttctatcccCCTCATTCCAGGGCAATTAGGTTATGAATAGCTTTCCATTTTTGTAAGGCCGATAAGCATAATTCACACTGAAGGAGTGTGAGCAAGCAGACAGCACTATGCTGCCAAGCACAGCTTAGCATCTCATTAGTGTTATCACAATAATAGATTCTAATAGGGAGGACAGCGGCTGAACATTAGCATAGCACACAAAACTGATGAGCCTCCTCATTATGAGAAATGTACTTTATTCACCCCGGATACAGCCTGTTCTTTAGTTAACAGTATGGTCTGCCACTATAAAATGCTTGGCTGTTATTGAGAAGGACTGGGATAGAACCTCTTAAGTTTATCATCCGGAAGGGGCTTTCCAAGTAGAGAAGGGAAAACATCACTTTTCACAGCTTTTTATTCCCACGGCCGTTATACAAACAATACATTCACTGTACTTCCCCCAAAAGCAGACAGCAAGGAATTATAGAATGAGTGTAGGAAATGCTGATAGTCCCTAGACTTGAGGAGAAGATATGCATAAGCATTTTTttgaacatacagtatatatgttttgtaacccagattttgaatggcagtgtatacaGTATAAATTGAAATTCAATAtgtgttatatattaaatataatttaaaactgaCATATAGATAGCTATGCTATGCTTTCAGTCTGCAAGGCTGAGTAAAGACTGCTCAGGTCTTAGTGACAAACAGAGCCTTGAGTGTTTGTAGCACTCTAATTAAACTGAATGACGTGAGGACCCCCACTCCACCatattattaaacacacacacacttgcaggtCAAATCAGCTGTGTGATCTAGCATCAGGCTGTCAACAATGCTTCTGCCTGTCAAACTGAATTAAGCACAGGATACCCAGGCAAATGTCTGCTTGCATATGGCACACATATAATTTAGAGGCCACATCGCACGTCATAACTATTCAACAGAGAcatgcacacattcacactctGTGAAGAAGGGATGCTTGAAGATAAGATACAGTAGGGTGGTGAGGGGTCCTAGTCCCTGCATATTAGGCTCACAATCACTATAATTTCCCTCAGCCTTCCCTCAGAGTGGGGGAGTTTAATTATCCTTTTCAGTTCCCTTTCTACTGAGAGAGACAAACATTGCTAGGAGAACATGTGTGGAAGTTCTCAGGTGccagtgtagttttttttttacgctctaagatgttttaatgttttaaacatacATACTGTAAGCACATTTGATATAAATAGTCGTGGTGATCCTAGGAGCTGCAAGGAATGAAAATCAGTTATCTTCTCTCCCATTGTTCACCCTCTTCAGACTGGAAGCTAGTGGATGCACCATTCAGTTTCAGGAAGTCGTTCATAGACTCTTTACTTGTTGATTGCACATATTGATTGAGTTTCTTTAAGTCAGACAGCATGGTTTGGCAAGCCATTGCATAAAACTGGAGAGACAAAGAATGACCTTAAGTCTAACAAAAGAGAGATTTCAACACGCTCTCCTCTCTCAGATTTAAATAGAGCACAAGAGTAGGGTTATAGAGGTTATAATTCTATTCAAAATCTCCATAGAGATATTGATTTTTAGCAATAAGGAACAAACATTTCATGAAGACctatgcttttaaaaatataaattccaaAAAGGTATTAGAGAACCGTTTTTGCTCTGTGAAGAAACTTTTGTGCAATAGAAGTTTTCCATGGAtggtaaaggttcttcatggaaccactgatgccaaTAAAAGTGTTCACATCATACGTCATTTGTTTACAACATGTGAGACACGTTTTTTTAATGGAtaagctttttattaaacttctcatgaatCGATGCAGTGCAACAACCGCTGAGTGGCaacaaacagcttgaaagatcaaagccaattttttttaataactcaaactgaattcttctgaaagaagaaagtcagatACACCTAGTATGACTTCAGGGTgtgtaatttatggcttaattttcatttttggatgaactaataaTACTTTACAACTaactaataatattttacaattttgattAAGCCAGTAgtatgctctaccactgagccacaggaatatGTGATAAAGCTAAGTGATAAAAACTAAGCAGAGTTCATATAGCACCTCTCTAACATTTAACGTTACACACGCAGTGTTTGGTGCACAGGTGAGTAAACTATGCCCGAGAGCTTGATGTATTATAGAGTCATTCTGAAAGCGAGGTGAAGGATTAGCCTCAAGGTAGGCCTAGGAAACATGCACAGCGACTATTCCGGAAATTGAAAATTCCACAACAGCTCTGCGGCCTCTATTTATAACAGCTCAAGGATGAGAGCCAAGACAGCTTGAGAGGAGAAGCGACAAAGTCAGTCTGACGCCCTGCAGCCATCACAGTTTTCAGCCATTCTGTGAGAAGCTGATTACTCATCAGTCATTTACTGGCTCTTCAATCCCTTCCGCAGAGAGAGTCATTTGGGTTAACACTCTCTTTTATGAGGCTCACAGCACCAGTACTGCCCATTTAATGCAGACTTTAAGGGACAATTTCACGTGACTGGGCCTTGAGAAGATCAGAAATGAGAAAACATGCTAGAACAATTTGTGATATGAAATCCCAAAAGTTAAACTGCCCAAAACTTCCCAAAAGTTAAACTGCGATGAACTTGTGCTTTATTGCCAAATCTTACaatctatttttttctgttcactGGGTTTGCTGTTTATTGCTAATATACTCTCGGCCATTAATCACACTGCAAATCTTAGGTAATCTGAAGCAAGAGCAACAGTGTAATTATCGGGTGTCTCTACTGACAGCGTAGCCCTATTCAAAATGAGACCAATAACAGTCTCTGAATGATGTTATCTCATTCATCTCATTTTGTGAGTGAAGAGAACGTCTGTATAAAATTAGAAGTTACAGCGCTCAGTTGTCTTCTATCTGCTGCCAAAAATGTTAAGCTGAAAGCCATTTTTCTGCTCTCTAAGTGAACTATTGTCACAAAAACACCAACTGTGCCCTCATTCTGGTAatcatgtataatataataactgAACTGAATCTATCAGctgcaatttaataaaataaatctcataCTTTTGTCTGAGATGTCCCATGGTTTCTTTCACTGCACTTCCAAGAGACATTAGTTTcctatttgtttttcttcttttcctttttttttatgttgtgtctCAGCCTTATAAGACATGTCCTCTGTCCGCCTACAGTCCGTTAACTGACTATCTGATGCATATTTTACACAAAACTGGGAAGGTTTTTTGAGTCTGGCTGTCTAGTTCAAATCTAACATTGTCCAAATATGCACATACTTCCCTACTACAGTGCATGTAAACagcaatatgtaaaataagcattgTATTTGCATATGAAGTATCATGGTAACAGAGAACTGAACTAAGAGAcagactaccattcaaaagttaggggtctgtcacatttttttatgtattcttatTTTATGGTTATCAAGAATGCTTTacttgtttagaaaaaaaaagttacgtttagaaaaaaaaagttacatggtgaaatattattacaatttaaaagtgttttcaatttttctttattttaatgttatgtatCCAAATGATGGTAAGTGATAATATTTTTGAATcgttataaatgttttcaaaatgtatatagaaaatatatattaataaataaataaaaataaatgaatataataaaaataaaagaagacgTAAGGTCGCATAGAAGAATCCTCTACCTGACAGTAACAGGCTTCTCTGCATGTCTGTTTTTCCTCTGTAATTGTTTGCTTTATGAAAAGCTTAAAAGAAGCTTTTAACTTATTATTAAAGGTCTAAAAGAAGTAATGCAATCTATAACGATAACATAAATTTTTTTGCCCGTTTAAGTGCACTTTGAAGAACCCCCTTGGAATGAATTCATTTGCTTGCTTATCTATCTCTTTCAATCTTAGAGGAGACAGGCAGGCAGGCTTCTGCTAGCATCTGCTGTCATGGAAACTAGAAGAGCACCAGGGCTAGAGCGATAGGTTCAATTCAAAGAGTGTTGGGATAGCATAGGCATGAGCAACACAAATCACTCAAATTGTCCTGCTGAGAAAATAGTTTAAACCAGGTGGTCTGCACCTAAACTGGCCCACCAGCTTAACCAGTAGAAGATCAGCAAACCAACCAAGATCAGCAGGGTAATCACTGAAAACACTTCTGTCATTTTCAGATCTCTGGTTAAtgtcatttactgtacattccTGGTTGGGTAAAAATATCTTGTGGAAATTagaaaattaaagcaaaaaaaattaaaaagccatTATTTCTAGAATAAATTATTCAGGACATTCAGTTTTAGCTGTGTTTCTGAAGCTAAATGCAATTGAAGTGGTCGACCTTTGTCATTTCTTTGCACTTTAACACtcacattttaaatgatactCAAATTTTAGGCTTAAAGTACAGTCCATTTCAAACAAGGGTTTTATATGATTTTCACTATACATTTCCATCTATTTTTGGAAAGCTTTTAGCACTTTATTATCCTTCCCTTGGATGTATTAAATGACAGAAATCTTCATGCTCACCacaaaatgtctttcttttttttcccatgtGAAAAGACTTCCCATTTAGATTCAGATCAGGTCAAGATGAGAAGtcaacagttttccacttttagACCTTGAGAAACTACTTTCTTTGGATGAAATTCTATCCATATCTTATTACTTCTAAaccaaatatatttgtaaaaaggcTACATATTTGGCCACACAAAGCCTGAATTAAAACAAGATTTTTCTAGTATGCCTGAACAAATGGTGCAAATAAGCATGCAAGCCTAACATTAAAACAGCTGTGAATCcaactgtcaaaataattttgatgCCACAGATTTTCAGAATGGCtgaacacacaaagaaaaaaagtgtaaaaaaatgcAAGTCAGGAGTCCATTGtcacaatttaattttaaatctgCAGTGTTGGATAGGAAAAATTGTTTAAAACCAGACGGATTTACTAAATTGCAGCTCAGAGTGATTCAGCACAGGTAATGCATTATGGGAAGTGAAGCGTTTTTCCATCAAGGTCAACAAAAGATCATTTATTAACTATGATaaaatatctatccatccatccatgcaaaCTTTGCTGTTTTAAGTAAAATTTCTAGGAGGCGCGTTTCTGTGAATAAGCATACATTTTTTATcgtataggcgtttcgtccacacggatccggcgttttcgtaaggtgaaaccgctattttttgaaaccgggtcccagtgtggataaatttgaaaaagccgtctttgcgttttcgtctggacggctaatccgtatattttctgaaacgatgacgtcatcagcccacgtctcccccctagtcagacacctctacgtcacgtaacagcaacaaaaacatgaacaaacactgaacgattgtctttttattaactaacattaacacagattaataaatgtattgttccatgttcgtttgtgtaccacgcgcaaggtttatgagcataatccaagtcttcttctcagtttttagtgtatctctgtggcagaataacagcaccacatactggtctggcatgtatactacatcattttgcggtttcgtgtggacacggatatttcttgagacaaggaaaaaaaagattggattggggtaaggtccatctccgtgtggacgggttAGTTTAGTCACAGTCACAGTCTGAAGCAACTTAATTAAAAGTATGCTTATTGCATTATTAGCGTCAAAGAACTGTTTAATACAACACCGCAATTTCATTGTTTGGacatgaaatatattaataagaCCCTCAATTTGTGCACATGAAAATATGCATGATTTGATGATTTGAATCTAAACTCATCTGGCACCCAACACATGCCTGCAAAAGAATAGGAAATTAAAGGTGAGGAGAGCAGGTTGTCAAGCATGACTCACTAACTAGAGTGGTAATGGTCTCAGACAACCCGAGCACAGACTATGTGCTCAAGAGAGCCCCATTTGGCTCTTGGCATTTTCCCTTGTATCATCGTCTTCCAAACATGGGCTCTCTTGTCATAATATTCCGCTCTAGTTTATGTATGAGCACTTGTGCAGCAGACAGGAGCTCAGTAAACTATGCCCACATGCACAGATGATACAAGACAGGCACATTAGTGCCTGCAGAATGCATGTTCGTTCTGTAAGTATTTATACAGCATATGCACTGATTCATACTGAACGCTTGCGTCCTCCAAAAGCACTCCATGTCCTCCAGACTCCAGAGGGACTGGCCGAAACTTGAGGAGGAAAGGCTATGATGAAGTGGACTGCAAGATTAAATGAGTTGAGGCACAAGTCCGATAGTGGTATCCTGATGGATGAAACCATTATTGACATAAACACCAGAGGGCCACAAGTGGCTGAGTGATGCGGTCACCGGGTTGATTACTGTATGTTCAATCTAACTGCAACTGTCAGAGATGGATTCCAAGCTCTGCAAATGTCCTGGATGCATACGTCTGGTCAAAAATGCCGTAGAAGAGCTGAATATTTCTCATGCCCTGGTAAAAGTAGGGCTGGCTTGACAATATTGATTACTAGTTTTTAAATGTGCAGTAAGTTTCTAAGAAAACTGTTGgttttttaaatcaacaaaacAAGCATGCCCCTACTTAAAAAGGATCATGTGTTGATATATCTGCCCCCAAATTCACAAACATGCCATGTACTTACTGGTGATTGGGTACAAGTGTGTTTTGGCACTTGGTCTCATTCACTTTCAAAAGCGTTTCTCAGAAATTGCTTACTGCACCATTAATTGACTGACATTTTGAAGCACCGATATCAATTTAATGTGACATAATTTAACACCTGGGTTCAATTGGCAGTGCAGAGATTAACCAATCATCTCTTTCTTTTAACTACTAGCTATagtataaaataaacatgaatgaacttCAGAAAGCATGATAAAAAACAATACAACTTACTGAAATGTATTATGTCTCATGTATTCactcattttgttttaaatacaaaaagtgGTCAAAAAAACAGTTCGTAAAAATGTGTCATGCTACATTTACCTCAGAGAAGACACTTAATACACTAACCTGTTATTGGCATCTCTTTTATTGCAAGTTTTAATAAATTTGTCATAGGACAACCACAGTTTAAATGTTGCGATTTTACCACAActagaagtagaaaaaaaaagattaaaaaaaaaaaatctatatttgtaCACAACtcaatcaatttaataaatatatccaAACAAACTGAAATCTGATTCAAGTAGAGAAGCTTGTGAATTGAAATCTAATCAATTTGTAAAATCTGTGTTAACAAAAAGGGTTAATCCATATCTGTGGGGTTAAAAAAAGAGATATCAGATGTACTGCATTATCCATAAAAGGCCACCTATCAAGACAATTCACTTATATAAGCAGTGACTCAGGTGCAAAATAACCAGGAGTGTGATCCTTTTATTACTACTACTAGCTTTTTACAAAGCCTTCAGCCTTATTAGACATAAGGGAGATCAATATTCATCTGCCATGTGTGCTTTTATACTTTGAAAGCTGCAAGCTACAAAGTGATGCTTTAAATGTGTCTGTCTAATGCAGTGGTACTAGAATtcttaaagagaaaataaaacaaccCATCTGGTCTTTGAAGACAGACATCTTGGCACAATCTATTGGCAATTAAGAAAAAGCAATGTTGGATGAAAGAAAATGATCGCAAAAGCTGATCACACACATGACCAGATACCAGAGATTAGCAATTACTTAGACCGAACTAACATGATTGAGAATCAAGTTGGAAATGACAATATCGAGATGGATGAACGGACCGGCTAGGAAGCAGAAAAGGTCAAGTTATCAATCAGGGGTAACGGAGTGGATGCAATTATTTATGATCATCTTGATTATCTGTTCTGGTATGTTCTCGGATGCACGTGATGGATCTGTTACCACACTTCAAAAATTGGACATGATCTGAAATAAAAACAGCTCATATTGAATCCTGACCTAAATGTCAGCGAGAAACAGGATCTGATCCTGATCGTGTCCAGATACTCCAAGTGTGTTTTGGTTCTGTATGGGTcgataaaaaataatgttgttttatgattataaaaattatctgtattaAACACATGTTCCTGGCTGTTagaaatataatcatttaattcatatttaaaaataatttctaacaAAAATGACCATGAAGTACAACATACCTCTTATACTTGACTACAGTGTAAGcatattaatttaatactttgttttcacaaaaatcatgcatttttaaatcacaAGCCAAAATAGGCCTATTATATAATTTACTTTGGGTTTTACCATATGACAACTTGAACTAATCATTATATAATTTcctgattatgttttttttttgtcacataacAACAATATGGCTTTCTACATGTTGCTTGTACcactttcataaaaacaaaacatattcagTATTTAATTTCCAAAGCAATAATAACACAAGGTTGGCCAACCTACTCAAGGGTCATCTTGTTGAGATTTTCAGCCTTTTGACGAGACTTTTTCTTCATTGTACAACCCACACGTTTGACTTCATGCCccacaaacacataaaaatagattttaattcagaaattgaGAACTTGTTCATTGTAGGTGGATCCATTTGTCTGTATGAACAGCATTTGTCTGTTTTGGCTGTGTAAAGTAATAGACACGTACAAAAAAATTAACGTTATGTCATTGACCCATTAACAGAAACATCAcaaaaaaattttaacaaaaacgaATTAAGAATTGCATGAATGGATTCAATTAATGAAAACATACAATAATCGTTAATCAAAATATTTAGACATTCAAATCGCAATTGCAAAGTagcctataaaaaaataattgcaagcATGTATATTTAAACTGTATAAGTAGCCTATAGCTTATTCAAAGCAAATTTAAATGACTTAAAGCGCGCACTGAAAGAACTTGTTGATGGAATGTCGATTATTTCGGGTGTAAGAACAGTGTTATTTCTCGCAGGTCAGGTGGTTGTGTGTAACTGGAGCGAATCGCCTCGTTGTACTCACCCAGTCCGGGCACAAATGTGTTGAGGAACAGGCAGATGACAGCTACTGGGAAAGGCATATAGGGGATGGCAGCGCGTAAAGCTCCTTTCTTCTCTCTGACTTGAACAACAACTCCACTGGTAGAAGAAGAAACTCCTTTTTCGTTCATTTCTGTGTCTTTCTGGTCCATTTCCCGATTTTTAAACTACTTGCGAAGCTTGAAATCCTCGTTTTGGTTTGTACTGGACACTATCAGGAGCAGCTCCAGAGCTTTGTGTTGATATGAGAGCGCGCGCAGTGGAACGGTAGGCGTCACTCGGTTACTACCGTGTCAGTGAGCGATAGTACAGTAGATCGTTACACAATGGATTTAAAGTCACAGTGGTGATTTAAATTGACCTATTAGTCAGGTTATAATTAGATTATCCCTATTGGATGCAATATTACTGACATCCAGTAACTGATGCTCAGTGTCTTCAAACGCATGTAAAACAGTAGTTAAAAGTATTTCGTTCACACCACACacatcacaaaagaaaattcaatcaacccatatgcatttaaagttaaattataatatcttttaatttgaaacatttttgatACTTTATCTGCTGGTTACTTTTTGAACAGAAAAATTCTTAGTCAGTTATtagatcattaaaaatattattcgtTTAATTTTTGTCCTGTTTATTAAAGTTTTCCCTTTAGACCCTTTTAGTCTCCCCGCTCCTCTGGGAAAATTCACCTGCTGTTTATCCAGAAGGCTCTTTGGTGAGCCATGCCTGTACTGACAGTATTTGAAAATGCTGCATGTGTTGCACCTTGACTCAAAAGGCCATCCAAAGCCAGAGCTGTCACAATGAACCAAGCTGCAAATCAAAACCATCTGGGACTGTTGTGTCAACAGCTGTGGGGTCTGCAGCCGTGGCATATAATCCAGAACACTTGCCATTTCCCAGCCTGCAGACCTGCAGTCTGCATAATTATTACAGTAAGATTTTTCTTCTTGCGTCATTATTTGAGGATGCACATATTTATTATGGGAAAAGTcagaaaattattaaacaatataatgATATTTAGACCAATTTAAACATCTAGTGCCCATCGCATggcgggtaaaaaaaaaaggatgctatatgctatagatttttttttattaaactgtccTAAATATTAATGCTTTGAAGCACATAtcagttttatttcttttaaataagacACTAGAAAATTTGTTGAAGttaaaaagtgacattaaaaaaagttatattaactTTAGGTTACTATGGAAAATGCATAAAACATACTATTTTAATTTGGCACAGAATAGCCATGTTGGGCAGCGCACCATTGACTATAGGTGTCCTGAGTTCGAAGACCTTTCCTCTCTCCCACTTCGCTTCCTGTCAGTTCGATCTAAATGCCAAAAAGGGGAcaatataatatttgttaattagAAAAAGAGTgacatataaataactattttcaaaatgttatctagcctaaaaatatatattttccaaaacatgttttagtCTAAACTGTGAGAAATCAAAGCCAGTTAAACAAGCTGTGTTCCAAATTTCAAGTTAATATCTAAATAATTAGgtttcagtaagattttgtttggGCTGCAGTATACAAAACGTTTTCACCAGATGAAATTTGTTTCACATTTGCTTTCAATGCTGTCATTTTTATATAGTCACAAGGAAGTCACTGTACAATTTAGGACCATTTAAACTTTTCAGATTATGTCCAtggttttgtgtgagtgtgtgtgtgtgtgtgttttcatcccgattaagtaaaaaaattattaaacacaacaatttttttttttttgctcaaaaatATGATGAAAGAGCACAAGAGGATCGCAGTATTAAATTACCATTGGTACACTCTAAAAAGAAAACCTGCAGTAATTTCCACAAGAATAATCATTTGGGTTCTACAAAAACCATGAAGAGGACAGTTCTTATATGCCCTTTTCTACTCACTAAAGAACCTTTTATACAAGCTTCCATGGATGCTACAGGTTCTCCATTGAAGCATGCCAATAAATTTTTTAAGAGCACTATTCCAGAACATTACTAGCAAACAAAAActgttacttaaataaataatcatattctcTAGATTCCATCTCCAAATCACTCCATATATAGAATAAGCTCTCCAAAGTGAAAGACTTTGTTGTTACTTTTACCCTGAAGGAATTCATTTAAATGTGCCACTAAGACTCTTTTATTTGCAGTATAATTATATCAAGGTGTTTGATAACCCAAGCGCTGAAGTATGAAGAAGCCTGAAGGATTGGATAAGGTGCGCATAAGCTAAAGTATAGCCTGCACTGCAGATATGTGTTCCTGCTTTATTTTCTTTGACCTTGCGAAAAACAGACAAATGAAAACAGACAATTGATTTCAGTTCAGGCTGTTCTGACATTTTTAGTACACACATGCACTCTTTGTGTAATGATATCATGTCAGTCTTTGGAGGCTGAAGTAATTTCACTAGTGAGATTTAGATGCTCCATTCTTAATCTTAACAAACAGGAACCAATCGTCAGACAGTTCACTATAAATATTCATGAAGGTGACCCCGCCCATCATCCCAAAGTCAGTCATTTTATTGTCAGGTCACCTAGCAACAGGGTATTCTAGGGTGGATGTGGTTAATTTAAAATCTTTCTTGTATGATGTCAGCTGTAAAATGTAACGTGAAATGCTAAACAGTCATTCTGGCTTTTCTTTCTGCATTTTGTATTCCTTGTGGTTTTAAGAAACCAAGGACACCAAGGTAATATCAAATGCATTGTAATAATAGGACAACATGTTATAGCTGTCCATCTGGAGGGACAAGAGTAGCTGTGGGCTTAATATTAATGATTACTTTATatcttgtttttaatatttctttggCCCTTCAGGCAaaagagatgggggggggggtgcacaaACTATATACATGCACAAAATATATTGTGGCTAGATTTCATCCACCAAAGGTTG
The sequence above is drawn from the Carassius auratus strain Wakin unplaced genomic scaffold, ASM336829v1 scaf_tig00020817, whole genome shotgun sequence genome and encodes:
- the LOC113076611 gene encoding protein stum homolog isoform X1 — protein: MDQKDTEMNEKGVSSSTSGVVVQVREKKGALRAAIPYMPFPVAVICLFLNTFVPGLGTFISAFTVLCGARTDLPDRHMCCVFWLNIAAAFIQIVTAIVMVGWIMSIFWGMDMVILAISEGYREQAAPQQL
- the LOC113076611 gene encoding protein stum homolog isoform X2, yielding MDQKDTEMNEKGVSSSTSGVVVQVREKKGALRAAIPYMPFPVAVICLFLNTFVPGLGTFISAFTVLCGARTDLPDRHMCCVFWLNIAAAFIQIVTAIVMVGWIMSIFWGMDMVILASYREQAAPQQL